In Amphiura filiformis chromosome 2, Afil_fr2py, whole genome shotgun sequence, one DNA window encodes the following:
- the LOC140145923 gene encoding uncharacterized protein, whose translation MCFQPYTDSAKLCLNITTFKAKRTSPSLAFRGPMLLEVFAKKGTYTPDKIELEYEPKELSRWSDGVMQGLVKLRFVSDKTDFIERVFTADIELEDHTPVVYPTENLKTFTSTMKRSDIPAWRAKCRGFQMATENIDVECQWGMPKEHRKTVNQTEKSLQREYFVKFVSDRWILPTQTVHNMTLLWADVPEWLRTVGQTYKTWAPMVKKMIVWNMTPWDLMVEPKQSWIENSYTVCLKTKSNDTMDLIFVMPYQEITITNMTSPVHTQFLKRPLPTIVNSIIRPNITIIPPPKTCHMHSSKVMTFDNVTVNYTMPSTCPHILVKDCSSDERFTVLVQNITLREEADTVKSGLKSIVYVDKHKFEFVTD comes from the exons ATGTGTTTCCAACCATACACGGACAGTGCTAAACTCTGCCTGAACATCACCACCTTCAAGGCCAAGCGTACCAGCCCAAGCCTTGCTTTCCGTGGCCCAATGCTCCTGGAAGTCTTCGCCAAGAAGGGAACCTACACTCCAGACAAAATTGAGTTAGAATATGAACCAAAAGAATTGAGTAGATGGTCAGATGGAGTTATG CAAGGTTTAGTGAAGCTCCGATTCGTCAGTGACAAAACCGACTTTATTGAGCGCGTTTTTACAGCCGATATTGAACTGGAGGATCACACACCAGTTGTTTACCCCACCGAGAATCTCAAAACTTTTACCTCCACCATGAAGCGTAGCGACATCCCAGCGTGGCGTGCCAAGTGTCGTGGATTCCAGATGGCCACTGAA AACATTGATGTTGAATGCCAATGGGGAATGCCAAAGGAGCATAGGAAGACTGTGAACCAGACAGAGAAGAGTCTCCAACGTGAATACTTTGTCAAATTTGTCAGCGATCGCTGGATCCTACCAACCCAGACTGTACACAATATGACTCTCCTATGGGCTGATGTACCAGAGTGGTTGAGAACT GTTGGACAGACCTACAAGACCTGGGCACCAATGGTCAAGAAAATGATTGTTTGGAATATGACCCCATGGGATCTTATGGTTGAGCCCAAACAGAGCTGGATTGAGAACTCCTACACTGTGTGCTTGAAG aCCAAGAGCAACGACACTATGGATCTGATCTTTGTCATGCCATACCAGGAGATTACCATCACCAACATGACATCACCAGTCCATACCCAATTCCTGAAGCGCCCTCTACCAACAATTGTGAACTCTATCATTAGGCCAAACATCACCATCATTCCTCCACCAA AGACGTGCCACATGCACAGCAGCAAAGTCATGACCTTTGACAACGTCACCGTCAACTACACTATGCCCAGCACTTGCCCACATATCCTCGTAAAAGACTGCTCCTCCGATGAGCGCTTCACCGTCCTTGTCCAGAACATCACCCTGCGTGAGGAAGCTGACACCGTCAAGTCTGGTCTCAAATCTATTGTGTATGTTGACAAGCACAAGTTTGAATTTGTCACGGATTGA
- the LOC140171279 gene encoding vitellogenin-like: MHKRDNGRKIFENYERDNTPEVEHKVENTNVTLKRNATHISLISGQGFTVVMCVHSVHVNVSQRHWNTTCGLCGNNDGLKEWEFRTPFTQQPTHVTNDTKFGISWVVQGDDCQDPECKLKKFVSFPLSRIESEEVMIGESKAACFSNEPVFYCPEDCTPVPMRDVFLNSNYEPKKKAVKIGFSCIKTSDPATAYQRVGGQTFTNKPADIFREVEVPQKCNCRQTCINASRRW, encoded by the exons atgcacaaaaga GATAATGGAAGGAAGATATTTGAGAACTATGAAAGAGATAACACCCCAGAGGTTGAACACAAAGTTGAGAACACCAATGTAACGTTGAAACGTAACGCAACCCACATAAGCCTCATCTCTGGACAAGGATTCACTGTCGTCATGTGCGTCCATAGTGTTCATGTAAATGTGTCACAGCGCCACTGGAACACAACTTGTG GACTGTGCGGTAACAACGATGGCCTCAAGGAGTGGGAATTCCGCACCCCATTCACACAGCAACCAACCCATGTGaccaatgacaccaaatttggtaTTAGCTGGGTGGTGCAAGGAGATGACTGCCAGGATCCAG AATGCAAACTGAAGAAGTTTGTCTCCTTCCCGCTTTCCCGCATCGAGTCTGAGGAAGTCATGATTGGTGAGAGCAAGGCGGCTTGCTTCAGCAATGAACCAGTCTTCTACTGTCCTGAGGACTGCACCCCAGTCCCAATGAGGGACGTCTTCCTCAACTCTAACTATGAACCAAAGAAGAAGGCTGTCAAG ATTGGTTTCTCCTGTATCAAGACAAGTGACCCAGCAACCGCTTACCAAAGAGTGGGAGGCCAGACCTTCACCAACAAACCTGCAGACATCTTCAGAGAGGTCGAGGTACCGCAGAAATGCAACTGTCGTCAGACCTGCATCAATGCTTCCAGACGCTGGTAG
- the LOC140135456 gene encoding uncharacterized protein, with product MDFQALIILQLTLLLATNTYCQTLSPPDTDQACNCLHGRNGNNGLPGRDGISGRDGRDGMRGDPGRDGLKGDPGSKGEKGDIGIGEPGPQGPIGLTGDRGDPGQDGLRGLPGKVGPVGPSGPRGPPGPTGEVGIAGPIGLTGVGEKGEKGSNGEPGRIRKSAFNVYKTSSQVASADNEIVAFEAARVNIGSHFDLTTNRFTCQIPGVYFFSYSFHVTETDTSKNPDIYLMQDNNIVASARVESVDKVQIGSSVLLELDTGSQVWLKFNVAGEGMECTAGKCQFSGFLLYED from the exons ATGGATTTCCAAGCACTCATAATCTTACAACTGACCCTGTTACTGGCTACCAACACATACTGTCAAACTCTTTCTCCTCCTGACACAGACCAAGCTTGTAATTGTTTACATGGACGCAATGGAAACAATGGATTACCGGGCCGAGACGGTATTTCCGGAAGAGATGGGCGGGATGGAATGAGGGGAGATCCCGGACGAGATGGGCTGAAGGGAGATCCCGGAAGCAAAGGAGAAAAGGGAGACATTGGAATTGGAGAACCAGGACCACAG GGACCAATAGGATTAACTGGGGACAGAGGAGATCCGGGCCAAGACGGATTAAGAGGATTGCCGGGAAAAGTAGGTCCAGTAGGGCCTTCTGGCCCTCGGGGCCCACCTGGCCCTACCGGTGAAGTCGGCATTGCCGGTCCGATTGGATTGACCGGAGTAGGGGAGAAAGGAGAGAAAGGCTCCAATGGAGAACCCGGACGGATCAGAAAATCAGCTTTTAATGTGTATAAGACATCAAGTCAGGTAGCATCCGCTGATAATGAAATTGTAGCATTTGAGGCAGCTCGTGTCAacattggcagccattttgatctgACCACAAATCGCTTCACATGCCAGATTCCAGGTGTTTACTTCTTCTCATACAGTTTTCATGTTACAGAAACAGATACAAGTAAAAATCCTGATATTTACTTGATGCAGGATAACAACATTGTGGCATCTGCCAGAGTGGAGAGTGTGGATAAGGTTCAAATTGGTAGCAGTGTGCTGCTTGAATTAGATACAGGATCGCAGGTGTGGTTAAAGTTTAATGTTGCTGGGGAAGGAATGGAGTGTACCGCTGGCAAATGCCAATTCTCTGGCTTTCTTCTATATGAAGATTGA